The nucleotide window CCATCGGCTTGAAGATCATCCAGAGCGCCATGCCGATCATCATCAGGTTCTCGGTGAGCGAGACGAAGCCGAGCGGCACATTGCTGTCACCGCCGACGCAGGCGCATTTCAGCTCGCGCTTGTCGATGTAGACGGCTTTGAACACCGAGATCGCACCGATGCCGCCGATGAACAGGGCGACCGGCACGGAAACCCACATCAGTGCACCGGCCATCATCAGCACGCCCGCAAGCGCCTCGGCGAACGGATAAATCTTGCCGTAGGGAATCCAGCGCTGCGCCAGCAGGTCGTAGTTGAGGAACATGGTGGCGAAGCCGTCGACGTCCTTCAGCTTCTGGAGCGCGAGCAGACACATCGCGATGGCGACGAACCACTCCGCCGCCTGCACGGTCGCGAGACTGCCATACGCAGCCCAGCTCGCCGCCAACGCCATCAGCGCCGCCATGGCGAAAAGCGCGATGACCGGCTTGTAGGTCACGGCGTCCTTGTCCTTGACCTCCTTGCCGAAGAAACGGACGAGATCGTCATAGCCGCCGATCCGCTTGCCGCCGATGAAGGTCTGCGGCGTCGACTGCACATTGTGCTTTGCCTTGAAGGCGTCGGTTTCCTCGCGCGTCGTCAGGTGCCGGTCATCGACTTCGTAGCCCTCGCGCTTGAGAAGATCGAGCGCCTTCAGCCCCCAGGGGCAGGTGTGGTCGGCCATCACCATGCGGTGCAATTCGGCGCGCTTGGCTTCATGCGTTGCCATTTTCAAATCCCTTCGTTCTCAAAGCTTCGCCTTCGCGAAGACCTCGACCAGTTCGTCAAACTTACGGCGCTGGAGAATCGGATCGCCGGATGCCATCGCTTCCTCCACGCAACATGCCGCATGAGACCGCAATACGCGGTCCTCGACCTTGGAGAGTGCCGCCTTCACGGCATGCAGCTGATGCAGGATATCGATGCAATAGCGATCGTCTTCCACCATCTGGCCGATGCCTCGAACCTGGCCCGCGGCCCTGTTCAGGGACGAGGTGATCGCTCTCTTGTCTCTCTGGCACATAAGATACCCATACCCTGTCAGGGTACATATGCGCGTCGAGCAGATTTGTTCCCTATGGGAGCAATTCTTCTGCTCCATCGCATAGTCAGGCATCTGCAAATTTCAAGAATGTCAGCAGCGGAGGCGCGTCACGCACCGCCGTTCAGTCGCCCCGAGCGGCCCTCGCCTCACGGAA belongs to Stappia indica and includes:
- a CDS encoding glutaredoxin family protein codes for the protein MATHEAKRAELHRMVMADHTCPWGLKALDLLKREGYEVDDRHLTTREETDAFKAKHNVQSTPQTFIGGKRIGGYDDLVRFFGKEVKDKDAVTYKPVIALFAMAALMALAASWAAYGSLATVQAAEWFVAIAMCLLALQKLKDVDGFATMFLNYDLLAQRWIPYGKIYPFAEALAGVLMMAGALMWVSVPVALFIGGIGAISVFKAVYIDKRELKCACVGGDSNVPLGFVSLTENLMMIGMALWMIFKPMGMGH
- a CDS encoding metal-sensitive transcriptional regulator; the encoded protein is MPDYAMEQKNCSHREQICSTRICTLTGYGYLMCQRDKRAITSSLNRAAGQVRGIGQMVEDDRYCIDILHQLHAVKAALSKVEDRVLRSHAACCVEEAMASGDPILQRRKFDELVEVFAKAKL